From a region of the Zonotrichia albicollis isolate bZonAlb1 chromosome 5, bZonAlb1.hap1, whole genome shotgun sequence genome:
- the MRPL1 gene encoding large ribosomal subunit protein uL1m, whose translation MAAPSACCLWRALAPRCGWVLPGLQQRFAVPAAVSPATARPYAAAAKAAKKDAKRSRQEKAKEAAKEKPLPRRRPLMSKPVDDVYLTWLYRRPSYGLEQAVGMLKRFQELDFTHPKQFVYINVFLDMALQKKKKVDPFSSGVALPHRFTDEVNKVLVFTENEQEAEVAREHGAAIVGGVELVKWILEDEIQADFYVAVPAIIPKLIPLRNKLKKKYPSTKRNSLGSDIPRMVQFFRECHEYSVEDESVIKTRIARLDMPTEHIIANLKTIIQDICTFKPSNFDPIVQRLVIRSSTSEGLLLNLDGILPQVEKAEEKEEEDAADEDQQKPVQESVST comes from the exons ATGGCGGCGCCCAGCGCCTGCTGCCTGTGGCGAG CGCTGGCCCCGCGGTGCGGCTGGGTCCTCCCCGGGCTGCAGCAGCGCTTCGCCGTCCCCGCCGCGGTGAGCCCCGCCACCGCCCGGCCCTACGCGGCCGCAGCAAA AGCTGCCAAAAAAGATGCCAAGAGGAGCCGGCAGGAGAAGGCGAAGGAGGCGGCCAAGGAGAAGCCCCTCCCTCGGAGGCGGCCGCTGATGAGCAAGCCCGTGGACGACGTGTACCTGACGTGGCTCTACAGGAGACCCTCCTATGGGCTGGAGCAGGCCGTGGGCATGCTCAAGAGgttccaggagctggacttcacCCACCCCAAGCAGTTTGTGTACATCAACGTCTTCCTGGACATGGCGCTGCAGAAGAAG AAAAAAGTGGATCCTTTTTCCAGCGGTGTCGCTCTCCCCCATCGCTTTACGGATGAGGTGAACAAGGTCTTGGTGTTCACAGAG AATGAGCAGGAAGCTGAGGTAGCTCGAGAGCACGGGGCTGCCATCGTGGGAGGAGTTGAATTAGTCAAATGG ATCCTGGAGGATGAAATCCAGGCTGATTTCTACGTGGCTGTCCCTGCCATCATCCCCAAGTTAATCCCCCTGAGGAACAAGCTGAAGAAGAAGTACCCCAGCACCAAGAGAA attccctgggcagtgACATTCCCAGAATGGTGCAGTTCTTCAGGGAATGTCACGAGTACTCGGTGGAGGACGAGAGCGTCATCAAGACAAGGATAGCCAGA CTGGATATGCCCACTGAGCACATCATTGCCAACCTGAAAACAATTATCCAGGATATCTGCACCTTCAAGCCATCCAATTTTG ATCCCATTGTGCAGAGGCTGGTTATCAGATCCTCCACCAGTGAAGGCTTGCTGCTGAACCTCGATGGAATCCTACCTCAGGTGGAGAAagcagaggagaaagaggaagaagatgCAGCTGATGAGGATCAGCAAAAACCTGTCCAGGAATCCGTTAGTACCTGA